Within Actinomycetota bacterium, the genomic segment GGAGGTGCGGGCCGACGCTCGTGCCTTGCTCGGGGACGTCATCTACGACCTGTACGGGTCCACCGAGATGGGGTGGGTGTCGGTGGCGTCGCCGGCCGACCAACGGACCGCCCCCGGTTCGGTGGGCAGGATCGTCCCCGGGGTCGACGTGAAGGTCTGCGACCCGGACGGGAACCCCGTGGCCCCCGGGGAGCGGGGCGAGATATGGGCGGCGAGCAGGGCTCTGATGGAGCGGTACCTCGACGACCCCGACCTGACCACCGAGCGCGTGCGCGACGGCTACGTCTCGGTGCGCGACGTCGGGTACGTGGACGACCGCGGCTATCTCTACGTGGTCGACCGGGCCGACGACATGATCATCTCGGGCGGCGTCAACGTCTACCCCGCCGAGGCCGAGGTCGCCCTCAGCTCGCACCCGAACGTCGCCGAGGCATCGGTCTTCGGGGTACCCGACCCCGACTGGGGCCAGAAGGTGGTCGCGGCCGTCGTGGCGTCCGCGGAGGTGGACACCGACGAGCTCGTCGCCTGGTGCCGCCAGCACGCATCGGCGGCGGCCGTGCCCAAGGAGATCCGGCTCGTGGACGCGCTCCCGCGCAACGACATCGGGAAGGTGAACAAGCGCGCCCTCACCGAGTCATGGAACGGCTGACCCTCCCCGACGTGGTCGAGGACTTCGCCGCCGAGGCGGCTGCCCTCGACGAGCTCCTGGCCGGGATGGACGACGCCGACTGGTCCCGGCCCACGCCCGCGGAAGGGTGGGACGTTCGCGACACCGTCTCCCACCTCGCGGACACCGACGACCTGGCCCACGACTGCGCCACCGGCGGCCCCCGGGACCTGATGACCGAGGCGATCACGGCGGGATCGGGCGAGGCCTTCACCCACGGCCAGGTCCTGAAGGGGCGCGATCGCACCCCCTCCGAGGTGCACGACTGGTGGCGGACATCGAACGAACGTCTCCGCGACGCACTCCTGCGGGTCGACCCGGCTCATCGGATCCCATGGGGGCCGAACCAGATGAGCCCCGTCTCCTTCACCACGGCCCGGCTGATGGAGACCTGGGCCCACTCCCTGGACTGCCACGCCGCTGTGGAACGGGAGCCGGTGGACACGGACCGCATCCGCCACGTCGCTTTCATCGGCCTGCGTGCCCTGCCCTACGCGCTCGGCACGCGGGGGCTGCAGCTGTCCGGACCCGTGCGCCTCGAACTGACGGGTCCGTCCGGAGACGAGTGGACCCTCGGCCCCCCCGGGGCCCCGACCGTGATCCGTGGGAGCGCCTCGGACTGGTGTCGAGTGGTCACTCACCGGGATCGCGGCGACGAGAGGTCGCGACTGGGCGCTTCAGGTCCCGACGCCGACCGGATCCTCACGCACGCGCAGGCGTACCTGTGACGTGAAGGAGCCGCGGCCTGCGGCCGCGGCTCCCTGGTGGCACGTCAGGTCAGGGCGTGGTCGTCGAGCTCGGTTCAGAGGGTGTGAACTGACCGTCACTCGGGGGAGCCCACGGCTCGGGCTCGCTCCCGCCTCCCATGAGACCGGTGACGGTGCTGCGGACCTTCTCGTTCGTGAACAGGAACACTCCCGCGCCGATCGCGATGGACGCCTTCAACAGCTTGCGTCCGCGCCGGCGGGCGGGCTTCGACTGCTCCTCGAGCCGGTCGGCCGCCTTCTCCACGACCTCCATCAGCTCCTTCGCTGCCGAGAAGGCGGTCGTGGCGAACTCCCTGGCGGCAGCAGAGGTGGTCGAGGAGAAGTCCCGGAGGGCCGGCTTGCCCTCCTCGG encodes:
- a CDS encoding maleylpyruvate isomerase family mycothiol-dependent enzyme, with translation MERLTLPDVVEDFAAEAAALDELLAGMDDADWSRPTPAEGWDVRDTVSHLADTDDLAHDCATGGPRDLMTEAITAGSGEAFTHGQVLKGRDRTPSEVHDWWRTSNERLRDALLRVDPAHRIPWGPNQMSPVSFTTARLMETWAHSLDCHAAVEREPVDTDRIRHVAFIGLRALPYALGTRGLQLSGPVRLELTGPSGDEWTLGPPGAPTVIRGSASDWCRVVTHRDRGDERSRLGASGPDADRILTHAQAYL